The Xenopus tropicalis strain Nigerian chromosome 2, UCB_Xtro_10.0, whole genome shotgun sequence genome window below encodes:
- the gjb2 gene encoding gap junction beta-2 protein isoform X1, with protein MDWGTLYEVIGGVNRHSTSIGKIWLSVLFIFRIMILVVAAESVWGDEQSDFTCNTLQPGCKNVCYDHHFPVSHIRLWCLQLIFVATPALLVAMHVAYLKHEEKRQLQKKGTFGGKDLEELKLKKVRIRGTLWWTYTTSILFRVLFEAAFMYLFYFLYSGFQMQRLVQCSNWPCPNVVDCFISRPTEKTVFTIFMIIVSGICMVLNVMELCYLIVQASLRRSKKHSLRHSNHMSGKEEKQNIMNEQKEQ; from the coding sequence ATGGATTGGGGAACGCTCTATGAGGTTATTGGCGGAGTGAACAGACATTCTACCAGCATTGGCAAGATCTGGCTTTCGGTTCTCTTCATCTTCCGCATCATGATCCTTGTTGTGGCTGCCGAGAGCGTGTGGGGGGATGAGCAGTCGGATTTCACCTGCAACACCTTACAGCCCGGATGCAAGAATGTCTGCTATGACCATCATTTTCCAGTTTCTCACATCAGGTTGTGGTGCCTGCAGCTTATATTCGTTGCCACCCCTGCCCTTTTGGTAGCCATGCACGTGGCCTATCTAAAACATGAAGAGAAGAGGCAGTTGCAGAAGAAGGGAACCTTTGGGGGAAAGGACTTGGAAGAGTTGAAGCTAAAGAAGGTCAGAATCAGGGGAACCCTATGGTGGACCTACACAACAAGCATCTTATTCAGAGTCCTCTTTGAAGCTGCCTTCATGTACCTATTCTACTTTCTGTATTCTGGCTTCCAAATGCAGAGGCTCGTCCAGTGTAGCAACTGGCCGTGCCCCAACGTTGTCGACTGTTTCATTTCCAGGCCTACAGAAAAGACTGTGTTCACTATATTCATGATTATCGTGTCTGGTATCTGCATGGTCCTGAATGTGATGGAGCTTTGTTACCTAATCGTGCAGGCTTCCCTAAGGAGGTCAAAAAAACATTCACTCAGGCATTCTAACCACATGTCTGGCAAGGAGGAGAAGCAGAACATCATGAATGAGCAAAAAGAGCAATAG